From Temnothorax longispinosus isolate EJ_2023e chromosome 3, Tlon_JGU_v1, whole genome shotgun sequence, one genomic window encodes:
- the LOC139809513 gene encoding KIF-binding protein-like has product MNIRKKFLDVLQMSFEIRYMHEDIAPAKMRNKIKATEERMHVLFLNVIDVSTDPKFIDDIVALAAAYYNIGLQYAHSKHDSDTAYGYFRKCIILLQGKAIDRKNILTSIDVLNEINSVYEKGIVQEDSEFLNLALKLYMVYTLEDNYPDPIHIASLVGIKEKESNPRIILDILHHKTLEDLGLRYRTRPKNKHIFVKYMNNLLNIRVRDVISGKTKFDEKCLNMALTLFDLSKYFLANGHFAIAKSHIDIADYLIRRFVEDRLKTAGKKGTDSFYFSKNYVYVRAVSTKSWGFYGVSLLRFRMEKFSQCEQNKSSEIHDLVSELEIKSEGPNLIFFDSEEEYINVEITKTCILNLADAKSVFEKTLKLLKTAKKYFTAYTNIKMYAMITLKISDAYKYLAGFEEQRDEQIKLHKLRVECLEDVRKKFRTAIDDDRELQIYRRICYEVVTSCSTVMDLMVEKTYYDESFKELSMKANQYAKIIAENINFYLNTV; this is encoded by the coding sequence atgaatattagaaaaaaatttttggacGTTCTACAGATGTCGTTTGAAATAAGGTACATGCATGAAGACATTGCACCTGCTAAAATGAGAAACAAAATCAAAGCGACGGAGGAGAGAATGCacgtattatttcttaatgtaaTCGATGTTTCAACGGATCCAAAATTTATTGATGATATTGTTGCTTTAGCGGCAGCTTATTACAACATAGGCTTACAATATGCTCATTCTAAACATGATTCGGATACCGCTTACGGATATTTTCGAAAGTGTATAATACTGTTACAAGGAAAAGCGATAGaccgtaaaaatatattgacaaGTATAGATGTacttaacgaaataaattcagtttaTGAAAAAGGGATCGTACAGGAGGATTCTGAATTCTTGAATCTAGCATTAAAACTATATATGGTATATACACTGGAGGATAATTATCCTGATCCCATCCACATAGCAAGTCTTGTtggtattaaagaaaaagaatcgaaCCCTAGGATTATCTTGGACATTTTGCATCATAAAACTTTAGAGGACTTAGGACTTAGATATCGTACAAGGCCGAAAAATAAGcacatatttgtaaaatacatgAATAACTTGTTAAACATTCGAGTGAGAGACGTGATATCTGGCAAAACAAAGTTTGatgaaaaatgtcttaatATGGCTTTAACCTTATTCGATCTGTCGAAATACTTTTTAGCAAACGGTCATTTCGCTATAGCTAAAAGTCACATTGATATTGCTGATTATTTAATACGCAGATTTGTTGAAGATAGATTGAAAACAGCAGGGAAGAAAGGGACAGATAGTTTTTACTTCtctaaaaattatgtctaTGTCCGTGCCGTTAGTACCAAATCTTGGGGTTTCTATGGAGTTTCTCTTTTACGTTTCCGGATGGAAAAATTCTCACAGTGTGAACAAAACAAATCTTCTGAGATACATGATCTTGTgtcagaattagaaataaaatctgaggggccaaatttaatattttttgactcagaagaagaatatataaatgttgagATCACaaaaacatgtatattaaatcTTGCTGATGCCAAATCGGTTTTTGAAAAAACCTTGAAACTACTAAAAAcagcgaaaaaatatttcactgcATACACTAACATTAAAATGTATGCAATGATAACACTTAAAATTTCGGATGCATACAAATATTTAGCAGGTTTTGAAGAACAAAGAGATGAGCAAATAAAACTACATAAACTGCGAGTAGAGTGTTTAGAGGACGTTCGTAAGAAATTTCGTACAGCAATTGACGATGATAGAGAATTACAAATCTACAGACGAATTTGTTACGAAGTGGTGACTTCATGTTCTACGGTTATGGATTTAATGGTCGAGAAAACATATTACGACGAATCATTTAAAGAACTGTCAATGAAAGCTAATCAATATGCGAAAATAATCgcagaaaatatcaatttttatttaaatacggtttag